In Osmia bicornis bicornis chromosome 10, iOsmBic2.1, whole genome shotgun sequence, one genomic interval encodes:
- the LOC114880241 gene encoding telomere-associated protein RIF1-like isoform X2 translates to MASNMQSFQRMLKMLRENSSIREKREALTYFRSNSKKLRSSGIVKEEQCKELCKLVVETFANGNNDIQNEAYATLSVIIQDFKEHTLNLFEALSQINQKNRLKILKLLEIIGDNAISTVTNDLHAVKFFTDCMSTIQTDIMPWIAPTACVDNIQALIDAENKPLSDDQRLEEETVNYCIILLRRLYKLAAITSDTNTQKFDALLVDKVMLLAYMGHKRQRGGALKLLQQSLATNILSHVRTKLPNIWTHYKLALQTTYCKRMLLLVSACELDWAAQWNISIQFLGVDLHKGAGLINDLLSIEEKAFKSTDTITRRQAFLSWKLLVDNFALDPQELATARRIKLLCIPLNAKNSKTELIAITKLEVWWHVIIKLYKDISKFVNPVLTQFLNFCFGPLGDTPLLSAKCDVIASPGKRFYKTKIIAVDALCQLLVPKQENHSVFSSILEERLPHSMTDAVFQECYKSIIHSVGEALLVLSQLTDSEMKNRYQLGKMLWTSLINYVQESKMGKKENMYKDIILVTTELANYVNNKQMIKQLILDIILFDIAALSKEFNFQEDVLSALVFKLLQISLLDKAEKDHYNALESLLRHCIKSSKENTYYSHAFKCLKETYNKLHTLSNVQCKNESIILKLWLILIEVLITYMDDLQEINEGNDTQHNLKTVESIIMFPFMYMCLEDKDQIKEVTETWKRLCKHFEMRVDLIESIKINEVVMSIASTMEHCLVKNEKSHHLIISCLDILLGSIDYNLLLAHTEVPPIINLILKLIYYLLSNKLVKESESALRAFSAVLVTIYGHNPKKVISYLLNCKPAVEVMLSSKVEGLYKEIACTWESIISIIKGLGILVQGPFLSSYKKIIIQASNHPNFEIKDQTLSIFELKDVISISSRFILEDIENEVNKVKLLTTPKISKKTNDHIEGTLNQVKVADKCLKESSSPKPVPKQIDDYVLIKTDFNFDVSRLTEHQKESLKRKREDIPALYNDLSQSCSQDTQNLQEWFNKRNKSLEDVETIPAKNDNILLENEAGNDANKENQIEIEPEETDKSAVENDTKSAESVRQSVSTESSQQVNGDIDNGENSLIDNETPVKETICENSGAKTSKDCIIKIVSFNAQEESQADKDNDQRLSPSILNTGKRPNRSGVSQKSEVASSQSDEPSTFQKRLRIKSKQTESQNVLDETENKLLKKGVKRKSGSDSESERGNSRQRQKSNLPEAGSDTESCKSTESDTTAMRAEEIIDSGNLSQRTRNEISRLRINMVFDCPASTSRRSKGPEDNKVDKKITRRLFDGRSTRSRSRGRMRRRRLGRSNELNKTDQTEYTKKTLQNKRSTQEKEQKMEEEGNKEKDTSTEVATTSSSTSNSKDNLSDPKESNEIETVVNEELSNNAPQTTDVVMNENSVETTEESSANDQNDKSTEEKSQTQDDMEDIIESSQKILTSEEKCNEKQCIIKISNIEEVLPTGEDEEVTQIVSKIIDISKNNTKETEETNEAKLNEPSISTSVTDTNSCDNEKHDPVETPRVNEGQGLFKYVVEFSSPKGNPKGPLKFKGYSTQGRAAHMLGLVTKQARMEAGCNVITIHDESVLKKAKSKDTDTETPGKKERGFILKEADKITCSSRQEKIFNNMKSADYCSSPPIKLFCNLRNDGEKSFPKPEKSIEYISIQPDTQGEKGEDTSVEMDELPILEWSSANPPSLTASPSVSILKRHRQSLPEPDPECVTPNKRKRVSFADPPVSKEMGYEITSNDFAHKTNKFVSKSVFGRKDTPLRVKQIRQKLIPTDSDKMEKDEETDIISMSEVDLQCEKENELLTKMAEELEYSENVTINTDTQAPYNDLTNNISVEVNGCNKINVDNLSTEFEISQNSTFSKHTESSANKVDKNKVNHEVEVSESPNVSSMKSEFNDSATQEDLFNGTNAKHNDKVTETSDDTNRNDTQNISVQILLSSLDSIKINATKESITNRSFDGHANADSLEDTLDAENFTRLNSSANSDEIFCGNLIRTSTQRTESTEEQDTLPVTDSVFGSLPLSQDSQSPSEFHAKVPQPELLNNVYPIYPTLIVCQEPISSIVQQLTNPLWVSYKSVKGGTPSSSVSVSSQNSSNVTTKPMINVPISSMVFPASSSEALGGSNFIITSGATLGCLMKTAETSTGSSSISSTKTEGQKTSRSVAAQMALEDLLDEIDVNLVLESAVRRCTAERILLQYKNKMKHMSQVELEKETIRMLGADNVKNCSEVTLRAACRACGVNKVLLRLPDIFGSDRQFFTKVLNAYKKKIQVSDCLDILDFAEVKDAICKKCTSSELAEILSKKLKEEEQEGIREPMTELSSLNAMLKRMPMDLIISHTVANEELIPSRVVLDIALQNNSTSDIAQALECQSSLVTKDVFEKLWSSQFAVNYIEQLNSKQDLLKLFKAISLKLSQQDLLQAFYESMSAKVMINQEKI, encoded by the exons ATGGCTTCTAACATGCAGTCATTCCAGCGAATGTTGAAAATGCTGCGCGAAAATAGCAGTATTAGGGAAAAACGTGAAGCTTTAACCTATTTTCGCAG CAACAGCAAAAAGTTACGATCCTCTGGAATTGTTAAAGAAGAACAATGTAAAGAATTATGTAAATTAGTTGTAGAAACATTTGCAAATGGAAACAATGATATACAAAATGAAGCATATGCGACGTTAAGTGTGATTATTCAGGACTTTAAAGAACATACTTTAAACTTATTTGAAGCTTTGTCACAGATAAATCAAAAGAATAG attaaaaattcttaaGTTGTTAGAAATAATTGGGGACAATGCTATATCAACAGTTACTAATGATCTTCATGCTGTAAAATTTTTCACTGATTGTATGTCTACGATACAAACAGATATAATGCCTTGGATAGCACCAACCGCATGTGTAGATAATATTCAAGCATTGATAGATGCTGAAAATAAACCATTATCAGATGACCAAAGattagaagaagaaacagttaattattgtattattttattaagaaGATTATATAAGCTTGCTGCAATAACGTCAGATACTAACACTCAAAAG TTTGATGCTTTATTAGTGGATAAAGTAATGTTATTAGCATACATGGGACATAAGCGACAACGTGGTGGTGCTTTAAAACTTTTACAACAATCTCTTGCTACAAATATACTTTCACACGTTCGTACTAAACTACCAAATATATGGACTCACTATAAATTAGCCTTACAAACTACATATTGTAAACGTATGTTACTTTTGGTGTCTGCCTGTGAATTAGACTGGGCTGCACAATGGAATATCAGTATCCAATTCCTTGGTGTAGACCTTCATAAAGGTGCTGGtttaataaatgatttattgaGTATCGAAGAGAAGGCATTTAAGTCTACAGATACAATTACACGCAG aCAAGCATTCCTTTCATGGAAGTTACTGGTGGATAATTTTGCTTTAGATCCACAAGAACTTGCTACTGCAAGAAGGATAAAGTTATTGTGTATTCCATTAAATGCTAAAAACAGTAAAACTGAATTGATAGCAATAACAAAATTAGAAGTTTGGTGGCATGTGATAATCAAGCTTTATAAAGACATTTCCAAATTTGTTAATCCTGTGCTTACACAGTTCTTGAACTTTTGTTTTGGACCTCTGGGAGATACACCGTTATTATCTGCGAAATGCGATGTAATAGCTTCACCAGGGAAGAGGTTTTATAAAACGAAAATTATCGCTGTGGACGCTTTATGTCAACTTCTTGTTCCCAAGCAAGAAAATCATAGTgtcttttcttctattttggAAGAAAGACTTCCACATTCTATGACTGATGCCGTCTTCCAAGAGTGTTATAAAAGTATAATTCATAGTGTAGGAGAAGCTTTGCTTGTTCTCAGTCAACTTACAGATTCAGAAATGAAAAACAGATATCAGCTCGGAAAAATGTTATGGACGAGTTTAATCAATTATGTACAAGAATCAAAAATGGGAAAAAAA GAAAATATGTACAAAGATATAATACTAGTTACTACAGAATTAGCAAATTATGTTAATAATAAGCAAATGATTAAGCAGTTGATTCTTGACATAATTTTGTTCGATATCGCGGCTCTCagtaaagaatttaattttcaagaagACGTATTATCAGCATTGGTGTTCAAACTGctgcaaatttcattattagATAAAGCTGAAAA GGATCATTACAATGCATTAGAATCTCTTTTAAGGCATTGTATCAAATCTTCAAAGGAAAATACATATTATTCACATGCATTTAAATGTTTAAAGGAAACATACAATAAATTACATACATTATCAAATGTACAGTGTAAGAATGA ATCTATCATTCTTAAATTGTGGCTTATTTTGATAGAAGTGTTAATAACATATATGGATGATTTACAAGAAATTAACGAGGGTAACGATACGCagcataatttaaaaactGTTGAATCAATTATAATGTTTCCATTTATGTATATGTGCCTAGAGGATAAAGATCag ATAAAAGAAGTAACAGAAACATGGAAACGTTTATGTAAGCATTTTGAAATGCGAGTAGATCTTATAGAAagcataaaaataaatgaggTTGTAATGAGTATTGCAAGTACCATGGAACATTGTTtggtaaaaaatgaaaaatctcaTCATCTTATTATAAGTTGTTTGGATATTCTGTTAGGTTCTATTGACTATAATCTTCTACTAG CACACACAGAAGTTCCTCCTATTATAAACCTTATTTTGAAGCTTATATATTACTTATTGTCTAACAAACTCGTTAAGGAATCTGAGTCTGCTCTCAGAGCTTTCTCAGCAGTGCTTGTTACAATTTATGGACATAATCCAAAAAAAGTAATATCTTATTTGCTAAATTGTAAACCAGCAGTTGAAGTCATGCTTTCATCTAAAGTAGAGGGATTGTACAAAGAA ATAGCGTGTACATGGGAATCTATAATAAGTATTATAAAAGGACTTGGTATATTAGTTCAAGGACCTTTTCTTTCATCttataagaaaataatcaTTCAAGCTTCAAATCATccgaattttgaaattaaagatCAGACTCTGTCTATTTTCGAACTAAAAGACGTGATAAGTATCAGTAGCAGATTCATATTAGAAGATATAGAAAACGAAGTAAATAAAGTCAAATTGTTAACTACAccgaaaatttcaaagaaaacgAACGATCATATTGAAGGAACATTAAATCAAGTTAAAGTAGCTGATAAGTGTTTAAAGGAATCCAGTAGTCCAAAACCCGTACCCAAACAAATCGAC GATTATGTTTTGATTAAAACAGATTTCAATTTTGATGTCAGTCGTTTAACAGAGCATCAAAAAGAATCTTTGAAACGTAAAAGAGAAGATATCCCAGCTTTGTACAATGATTTGTCACAATCCTGTTCTCAAGACACCCAGAATTTGCAAGAATGGTTTAAcaaaaggaataaaagttTAGAAGACGTAGAGACAATACCCgctaaaaatgataatattttgCTAGAAAACGAAGCGGGCAATGATGCGAATAAAGAGaatcaaattgaaattgaacCAGAAGAAACTGACAAATCAGCTGTTGAAAATGACACAAAGTCAGCAGAAAGTGTTAGACAGAGTGTATCGACAGAATCTTCACAACAAGTAAACGGCGATATAGACAATGGTGAAAATTCATTGATAGATAACGAAACACcagtaaaagaaacaatttGTGAAAACTCAGGGGCGAAAACTTCAAAAGactgtataataaaaattgtaagtttTAATGCTCAAGAAGAATCTCAAGCGGACAAAGATAATGACCAAAGATTATCTCCGTCTATATTAAACACTGGTAAGCGACCCAATAGATCCGGTGTTTCCCAAAAATCAGAAGTTGCTAGTAGTCAATCAGACGAGCCAAGTACATTTCAAAAAAGATTAAGAATAAAATCGAAACAAACCGAGTCCCAAAACGTTTTAgatgaaacagaaaataaattgcTTAAAAAAGGTGTTAAACGTAAGTCAGGTTCAGATAGTGAAAGCGAAAGAGGCAATTCACGTCAACGGCAAAAGAGTAATTTACCGGAAGCTGGCAGTGATACTGAGAGTTGTAAATCTACGGAAAGCGATACTACAGCAATGCGTGCGGAAGAAATAATTGACAGTGGTAACTTAAGTCAACGTAccagaaatgaaatatctcGACTGCGTATAAATATGGTATTTGATTGTCCTGCATCAACTAGCCGACGATCTAAGGGACCCGAAGATAATAAAGTAGATAAAAAAATCACTAGACGACTATTTGATGGTAGAAGTACTCGAAGTAGAAGCAGGGGCAGGATGAGGCGGAGGAGACTAGGAAGAAGTAACGAATTGAATAAAACTGATCAAACTGAATATACAAAAAAGACTCTGCAAAATAAAAGAAGTACccaagaaaaagaacaaaaaatgGAGGAAGAAGggaacaaagaaaaagatacATCAACAGAAGTTGCTACCACTAGTAGTAGTACATCAAATTCTAAAGATAATTTATCTGATCCTAAAGAATctaatgaaattgaaactgTAGTTAACGAAGAGTTATCAAATAATGCACCACAAACAACAGATGTTGTGATGAATGAAAATTCTGTTGAAACAACTGAAGAGAGCAGTGCAAATGATCAAAATGATAAATCTACTGAAGAGAAATCTCAAACCCAAGATGATATGGAAGATATTATAGAAAGTTCCCAGAAGATATTAACATCAGAGGAAAAGTGTAATGAGAAACAGTGCATTATCAAAATTAGTAACATTGAAGAAGTATTACCTACTGGTGAAGACGAAGAGGTAACTcaaattgtttcaaaaattattgatatatctAAAAATAATACCAAGGAAACTGAGGAAACCAATGAAGCTAAACTCAATGAGCCAAGTATCTCAACTTCTGTTACTGATACAAATTCATGTGATAATGAGAAACATGATCCAGTTGAAACACCAAGAGTAAATGAAGGACAAGgattatttaaatatgttgttgAATTTTCATCACCCAAGGGTAATCCAAAGGGTCCGTTAAAATTCAAAGGTTATTCAACACAAGGCCGTGCAGCGCATATGTTAGGTTTGGTAACAAAACAGGCAAGAATGGAAGCTGGATGTAACGTCATAACTATACATGATGAATCTGTTCTTAAAAAAGCAAAATCCAAAGATACCGACACTGAAACACCCGGCAAAAAGGAGCGAGGATTTATACTGAAAGAAGCTGATAAAATAACATGCAGCAGTAGACAGGAGaagattttcaataatatGAAATCAGCAGATTATTGTTCATCGCCtccaataaaattattctgtaATTTGAGAAACGATGGTGAAAAGagttttccaaaaccagagaAATCGATAGAGTACATATCAATACAACCTGATACTCAAGGTGAAAAAGGTGAAGATACTTCAGTTGAAATGGACGAATTGCCAATTTTAGAATGGTCAAGTGCAAATCCACCTTCTTTGACTGCATCTCCAAGTGTCAGTATACTTAAACGTCATCGTCAATCTCTTCCTGAACCTGATCCGGAGTGTGTAACACCAAACAAG AGAAAAAGAGTAAGTTTTGCCGATCCTCCAGTTTCAAAGGAAATGGGATATGAAATTACATCTAATGATTTTGCACATAAAACTAATAAATTTGTCTCTAAAAGTGTGTTCGGACGTAAAGATACACCGCTGAGAGTAAAACAGATTAGACAAAAATTAATCCCTACTGATTCAgataaaatggaaaaagatGAAGAGACAGATATAATAAGTATGTCTGAAGTAGATTTACAgtgtgaaaaagaaaacgagtTGCTAACAAAGATGGCTGAAGAATTGGAATACTCGGAAAATGTTACAATAAATACTGATACTCAGGCTCCTTATAATGATTTAACAAATAATATCTCTGTCGAAGTTAACggatgtaataaaattaatgtcGATAATCTGAGTACCGAATTTGAGATTTCacaaaattcaacattttctaAGCATACAGAATCATCTGCAAATAAagtagataaaaataaagtaaatcaTGAGGTAGAAGTTTCAGAAAGTCCTAATGTCAGTTCAATGAAATCTGAATTCAATGATTCAGCTACTCAGGAAGATCTATTTAATGGAACAAATGCAAAGCATAATGACAAAGTCACAGAAACTAGTGATGATACCAATCGAAATGACACGCAGAATATTTCTGTTCAAATTCTTTTAAGTTCATTAGATTCCATTAAGATCAATGCTACTAAAGAGTCTATAACGAATCGTTCCTTTGACGGGCATGCAAATGCTGACAGCTTAGAGGATACATTAGACGCGGAGAATTTTACAAGACTAAATTCTTCAGCAAACTCAGACGAAATCTTTTGTGGAAACCTAATAAGGACTAGTACTCAGAGAACTGAAAGTACAGAAGAACAAGACACTTTGCCCGTTACAGACTCAGTATTTGGAAGTTTACCTTTGAGTCAAGACAGTCAGAGTCCAAGTGAATTTCATGCAAAAGTTCCACAACCGGAGTTACTGAATAACGTTTATCCTATATATCCTACGTTAATAGTGTGTCAAGAACCGATCAGTTCTATTGTTCAACAGTTAACTAATCCACTTTGG GTTTCATACAAATCTGTCAAGGGAGGAACACCATCATCATCTGTTTCTGTCTCATCTCAGAATTCATCAAACGTGACAACCAA GCCAATGATAAATGTGCCAATATCATCTATGGTATTTCCTGCCTCTTCATCAGAAGCATTGGGAGGTtccaattttattattacaagtGGAGCTACTTTAGGATGTTTAATGAAAACTGCTGAAACTAGTACTGGTAGTAGTTCCATTTCTTCAACCAAAACAGAAGGACAGAAGACATCGAGATCGGTTGCAGCACAAATGGCTTTAGAAGATCTCTTGGATGAAATTGATGTTAATTTAGTATTGGAAAGTGCGGTCAGAAGATGCACCGCAGAAAGAATTCTTCTACAATACAAG AACAAAATGAAACATATGTCACAAGTAGAATTGGAAAAAGAAACCATAAGAATGCTTGGCGCTGATAACGTGAAGAATTGCAGTGAAGTAACATTGAGGGCAGCATGTCGTGCATGTGGAGTGAATAAAGTTCTACTTCGGCTACCCGACATTTTCGGCAGTGATAGACAGTTCTTTACCAAAGTATTAAATgcttacaaaaagaaaatacaagtCAGTGATTGTTTGGACATTCTCGATTTTGCTGAAGTCAAGGAtgcaatttgtaaaaaatgtaCATCATCAGAACTTGCTGAAATATTGTCGAAAAAGTTGAAGGAAGAAGAACAGGAGGGTATAAGAGAACCTATGACAGAGCTATCTAGCTTGAATGCTATGTTGAAAAGAATGCCAATGGATCTAATAATTAGTCATACAGTGGCAAACGAAGAACTTATTCCATCACGTGTTGTTTTAGATATAGCTTTGCAGAATAACAGTACAAGTGATATAGCCCAGGCTTTGGAATGTCAGTCCTCTCTTGTTACAAAGGACGTTTTCGAAAAACTTTGGTCTTCCCAATTTGCAGTTAATTATATTGAGCAATTGAATTCTAAACAGGATTTGCTGAAGCTGTTCAAAGCAATTAGTTTGAAACTTAGTCAGCAAGATCTTCTGCAAGCGTTCTATGAATCCATGAGCGCTAAGGTAATGATAAACCAAGAGAAAATCTAA